In Deinococcus sp. QL22, the following are encoded in one genomic region:
- a CDS encoding site-specific integrase, whose amino-acid sequence MRRGEVAGLRWQDVDLARGTAEVTEIVAAASKGPIVTTPKTKGSQRTVYLSPDTVTLLREVQADQAVQREALAGSVKGHPKGYERKRVWRERGRIFTNSYGATLDPNNLKRDMEQICDRAGIRHLPIHGLRHTYASLTLRRGIPVEVVSKQLGHASVAFTLTQYRTVFQSEREGWALNLSDLLERKKEAVTHGAPLTFFPN is encoded by the coding sequence ATGAGGCGCGGTGAGGTGGCGGGCCTGCGCTGGCAGGATGTGGATCTGGCCAGAGGCACGGCAGAGGTGACCGAGATTGTGGCCGCGGCGAGCAAGGGGCCAATTGTCACCACGCCGAAAACTAAGGGCAGTCAGCGCACTGTCTATCTGTCGCCGGATACAGTGACGCTGCTGAGGGAAGTGCAGGCTGATCAAGCGGTGCAGCGGGAGGCGCTGGCTGGCTCGGTGAAGGGGCACCCCAAAGGGTATGAGCGCAAGCGGGTGTGGAGAGAGCGTGGGCGCATTTTTACCAACAGTTACGGGGCCACGCTGGATCCGAACAACCTGAAGCGGGATATGGAGCAGATCTGTGACAGGGCGGGCATCAGGCATTTGCCGATTCACGGGCTGCGCCATACCTATGCCAGTCTCACCTTGCGCCGGGGCATTCCGGTGGAAGTGGTGAGCAAGCAACTGGGTCATGCTTCAGTCGCTTTTACCTTGACTCAGTACCGGACGGTTTTTCAGTCGGAGCGGGAGGGGTGGGCGCTGAATCTGAGTGATCTTTTGGAGAGGAAGAAAGAGGCGGTTACGCACGGCGCACCGTTGACCTTTTTCCCAAACTAA